A region from the Benincasa hispida cultivar B227 chromosome 10, ASM972705v1, whole genome shotgun sequence genome encodes:
- the LOC120089309 gene encoding peroxidase 51-like — MVSFVVVLVIVLTSLLAVVPVSEAQLRRDFYADVCPNVESIVRKAVTKKFKQTFVTVPATLRLFFHDCFVQGCDASVMIASDGSNTAEKDHPDNLSLAGDGFDTVIKAKAAIDAVPGCKNKVSCADILVMATRDVISLARGPSYAVELGRKDGLVSRASDVEGKLPQPTFNLNQLNAMFAANGLSQTDMIALSAAHTVGFSHCSKFANRIYNFSRTNPVDPTLNPTYAAKLQAMCPKDVDPRIAIDMDPNTPRRFDNMYFKNLQQGMGLFTSDQILFTDPRSKSTVKIWAHSGQTFYKAFIDAMTKLGRVGVKTGSDGNIRTDCGVFNS, encoded by the exons ATGGTAAGCTTCGTTGTGGTTTTGGTAATCGTTTTGACATCGTTGTTGGCGGTTGTTCCAGTGTCGGAGGCACAGCTCCGACGAGATTTCTATGCCGATGTCTGCCCTAACGTCGAAAGCATAGTTCGAAAAGCTGTAACTAAGAAGTTCAAACAAACATTTGTCACTGTTCCTGCCACCCTTCGCCTCTTCTTCCACGATTGCTTTGTTCAG GGATGTGATGCATCAGTGATGATTGCTTCAGATGGAAGTAACACGGCGGAGAAGGATCACCCTGATAATCTTTCATTAGCTGGCGATGGATTTGATACCGTCATCAAAGCCAAAGCGGCAATCGACGCTGTGCCGGGATGTAAAAATAAAGTCTCATGTGCTGATATTCTCGTGATGGCTACTCGAGACGTCATTTCACTG GCCAGAGGACCTTCCTATGCAGTGGAGCTAGGAAGAAAGGATGGGCTtgtttcaagggcttcagatgTGGAAGGAAAATTGCCACAACCAACCTTTAATCTCAATCAACTTAATGCCATGTTTGCTGCCAATGGTCTTTCTCAAACTGACATGATTGCTCTCTCTg CTGCGCACACCGTAGGATTCTCCCACTGCAGCAAATTTGCAAACAGAATATACAATTTCAGCCGTACAAATCCAGTTGATCCAACACTGAACCCGACATACGCAGCCAAGCTCCAAGCCATGTGTCCCAAAGACGTGGATCCAAGGATAGCCATAGATATGGATCCAAACACTCCTAGAAGGTTTGACAATATGTATTTCAAGAATCTCCAGCAAGGAATGGGCCTTTTCACTTCTGACCAAATCCTCTTCACTGACCCAAGGTCCAAGTCCACTGTCAAGATTTGGGCCCATAGTGGACAAACCTTCTACAAGGCCTTCATTGATGCCATGACCAAGTTGGGTCGGGTCGGAGTCAAGACCGGATCCGATGGCAACATTCGCACCGACTGTGGCGTTTTTAACTCTTGA